The Streptomyces sp. HUAS MG91 sequence GGTGGAGGCGGACGGCGAGCGAGCGCCCCGCGGCGACCGGGAGGAACGCGGTGAGACGGTGGCCGCCGGGCGCCGCCTGGACGAGCACCTGTTCCAGGGCCGCGGCGGCGGGCCTGCGGTGCCGGGCGCCGTAGTACCCGGCGCGGCCGCGCGCGGCGAGCGCCCCGGCGAGCAGCATCCGCCGGGCGGCCGAGCGCAGTTGCTCCTCGACGACCCAGGCGGAGGCGCCCGCGGGACCAGCGGGTGGTACATCGCGCCACCAGCGGATCTCGTCGCTGGGCACCGCGAGCGCGACCAGCACCTCGCGGGCGTCCGGCGTCCCGCTGCGCTCCAGGGCGACCAGCACCTCGCCGAGCAGCTCCTCGGCGTCGGGGAAGGCCAGGCTGTCGGGCACGAGCAGGCTCGTCCGGGTGCCGGGGCCCGGCAGCGTCCAGCGGGTGTAGCGGCCGGCGGCGCCGCCGCGCCGCTCCCAGCCGTGCCGGTCGAGCAGGGCGCCGAGCACGGCGGGGTCGACCTGCCCCGGCTCGGGCCCGGCCGGCTCCGGAGGGTGGGCGCGGGCCGTGCCGATCGGACGCAACGGACGCACGGGGGCGTCGATCGGGCGGTGCTGCATCTCGAACTCCCTTCGTGCCGGGCGAAGTCGCCCGGTCAGGGCCGCCCGCCCGTCCCGACCCGGGTCATGATCTCGCACAGGGCGCGGTCGTCGAAGATCCGCGCGGTCGGGATGCGGACGGTGGTCCTGCGCCTGCCGGTGACCGGGTGTCCGGCGAGGTTGGTCCAGTAACAGCAGTGCCGCAGGTCGAGCCGGTCGTGGCTGGCGCGCAGCCAGTCGTCCTGGGAGCGCGGCACGAGCATCACGACGAGGATCTTGTGCACCGAGACCGGGGTCCGGGCGAGCTTCTCCAGATGGGGGTTGTCGAGCGTGAAGGAGAAGGACGGGCCCGGTGGGTTCGGCGCGATCTGATACGTCGCTTTGAGCTGCACCTTGATGGTGACTTCGTCGTCGACCGTGTGCCCGGGGGCGCTGTGGCTGACGTGCCAGTCGATGCCGTTGTCGGGAAAGGGCTGCGAGAGCGAGCACCCCGCGGCCGCGGCGACGGCGTGCAGATAGCCCACCTGAAGTGTCTCCATGCAGGCGGTGGTGGCGAGTGTGCCGCGCGACGGTGCGAACCGCTCGGGCAGCAGCCCGCCCTGTTCGGGCCGCGCGAGCGCCATGGTCCAACTGGCCTTTCGGAAGGGTGAATCCCCGCTGAGATCAAGAGTTTGATCAAGCCCGAGTCAATGGCACCCCGCTGAACTGCCATGACTCGTATCTGTGTTGTCACCGCTCGGCGTACGACGCAAACAGCCCGGGTATCACCGAATCGGGCAGGGGACCATACGTCGACATGACGTCATCTGCCGTACGTGAAGAAGGAGTTGATGGCACATGACGTGCTGGTACGAAGGCCCCCTCGCGGCCTTCGACACGGAGACCACGGGTGTGGACGTGGAGAGCGACCGCATCGTGTCGGCGGCGCTCGTGGTGCAGGACGTCGCGGGCTCGCGTCCGCGGGTGTCCCGGTGGCTGGTCAATCCGGGGGTGCCGGTGCCGCCCGGAGCGACGGAGATACACGGCCTGACGGACGAGCATCTGCAGCGCAACGGCCGCTGGCCGGCGCCGGTGATGGAGGAGATGGGCCGCGCCCTCGCCGAGCAGGCGGCGGCCGGACGTCCGCTCGTGGTGATGAACGCCCCCTTCGATCTGACGCTGCTGGACCGGGAGTTGAAGCGCCATCGCGCCTCGTCCCTGGTCCGGTACCTGGAGAACCGTCCGCTCTGCGTGCTCGATCCGCGGGTCCTGGACAAGCACCTGGACCGCTACCGCAAGGGCCGCCGCACCCTGACGGATCTGTGCGCGCACTACGAGGTCGAGCTGGCGGAGGCGCACGACGCGGCGGCCGACGCCCAGGCGGCGCTGGATGTGGTGCGCGCGGTGGGCCGCCGGTTCGCGGCCCGTCTCGAACGCCTCTCCCCCGCCGAACTCCACACCCTCCAGGCGGTCTGGCACGCGGCCCAGGCGCGCGGCCTCCAGGCCTGGTTCGCCCGCTCGGGCACCCCGGAGACGGTGGATCCCGCCTGGCCGCTGCGTCCGGAACTGCCGGCCGCGGCCTGATCCCGGCTCGTCCCCGTCGGCCGGATCCCTGGCACAGCCATGCCCGCGGACAGCAAAAAACCGGCCCGCCGAATCGGCGGACCGGTCATTCTCGGGTGGGCGATACTGGGTTCGAACCAGTGACCTCTTCGGTGTGAACGAAGCGCTCTCCCACTGAGCTAATCGCCCGGGAACGAGTTGAACAATACAGGTCGCGACGCCCTGTGTTCAAACCGGTCGCAGAAGGGCGGTCAGACCGCGCCGCCCGCCGCGCATCATCCATGCGTGATTGGCGAGGAAGACGGGCCGCCCGGGTACGGCGAGGCGCCGCATCAGGGGTCTGCGCACCTCCACCTCCTGTTCGTAGACGGCCCGCGTGCCGCCGAAGGGGCGGGCCCGCAGCGTCCACCGCGCCCACCCGTCGAGGTCCCCGCTCATCGCGATCTCCAGGACCCCGCCGGCCGGGTCGCGGCGCCGCTCGCGGGCCACGACTCTCAGCTCGTACGGCAGGAAGGACCGGAACACGGCGACGCCGCTGGTGTCGTCCAGCGGCGTCACCGACCGCACCTGCGGCCACCACGCCGAATACTCGTCGGCCTTCTCCAGGACGGCGAACACGGCGGCGGGCGGCCCGGGGAGGAGCCAGACACTGCGGAAGCGGTAACGGTTCCAGTCCATGAGCCGAGTCTGCCGGGATCAGGACATTTTGTCCCCGAGCAGGACGAGGTTGTCGATGACGGCGAGCCCGTAGAGGGCGGTGCCGTCGGCGAAGACCCACTGTCAGATGCTCAGGGCGACCAGGGCGTAGACCACGTAGCCCGGATTGCCGATCCGGCCGCCGACGTCGAGCCCGGAAATCCTCTGCTTACGGTCCACCACGGCATCGTCCGAGAACAGGGCCCGCCATACGAAGCCGACCGGCACGCTCGCCCCGATCAGCGAGGGCAGGCAGAAGGCGGCCCGGTAGAGGCCCTGCCCGCGCCGCTGGTGGGCGGACCAGCCGCGCTTGAGGCCGTCCGGCCGCCACCGCGTCGGATCGTCCTCGGTGAAGCCGAACTCGGGCGAGATCCCTGCCTTCTTGACGACGTCGAGGTCGATGACGAGCGACATGGTGGCGGCGCCGACCGGAATCCCGATCTGCTTGCCGTCGTCCACCTGACCGGCTGTCAGCACGCCGTTCCGGAAGTTCTTCGGGCTCGGATTCCCGGCGTCCGCCCGGGACTTGAGGTCCATCAGCACACCGCGTTTGTCGTACTTGCGGCGGAACACGACCGAATTCTGGAATACATACGGCGGATTGCCGCCGAAGGCCTGCGTCCGGAACTTCTCCCAGAAAGCCTCGTAATCGGTGAATTCGGGCTTGATCTCGACCTTCGGATACTTCATCTCGAAGAGTTCGACGGCCTTCCGGATGGCGACCACCCACGGCTCGCCGCCCCATCAGGCGTACCGGAGCTCCACCGACCCGCCGCCGCTCCCTCCGCGGCCGGCACACGGAAACACCGAGGGCCCCGGAGACTGATGTCTCCGGGGCCCTCGGTTCCGGGTGGGCGATACTGGGTTCGAACCAGTGACCTCTTCGGTGTGAACGAAGCGCTCTCCCACTGAGCTAATCGCCCGGGCGCAGGAAGAACATTACCCCAAGTCAGGGGCTCCCTGGACCACCCGGCGCCGCCCCGGACCGGCATCGGGCCGGCGCCGGGTCACTGCTTGATGTTCCACGGCATCTCCAGCCCGAACTTCCACACGTAGATCCCCACCAGCACGGCGATGATCACCAGGCCGACGGTGGTCAGGATGATGTTCCGCCGCCGCACCTTCGGATCGAGCGCCTTCTGCGTGGCCTCCGTGACCTTGCGCTTCGTCCAGCGCAGCACCAGCTGCGCCCAGACGAACTCGGTCGCCCAGATCGCCATGCCTCCGAAGATCACCAGCCAGCCGGGTCCCGGCAGCGGCAGCATGATGATGCCCGCGACCACCACCGCGAGCCCCACCACGAAGACACCGACCTGCCAGCTCAGGTGCAGCGCCCGGCGCGCCTGGACGAACTCCGGCGCCCGCGAGCCCAGCGGCTTCGCCCCCGACCCGGATCCGGTCTCGTCGGTCGCGGCGGCCGGACCGCCCGCTTCGTCACTCCCCGTATTCATACAGCCAAACCTACCGGATTGATTCACGTCACTGGAATGGCCGTTCCCCCACAAGAAAGACTCCGCCGTACGAGCTACCTAAAGACGTTCAAAACCCTCAGAGGGGTTTACAACGGCACCGTAGGTGGCATGTCGATTTCGCCGACGTGCGAATCCCCGAGCGCACACTGAGCGAAAGGCCCTGGCGCTTATGAACACCACGGTCAGCTGCGAGCTGCACCTGCGCCTCGTTGTGTCGAGCGAGTCCTCACTGCCTGTACCCGCAGGACTGCGGTATGACACGGCCGATCCGTATGCCGTGCACGCCACCTTCCACACCGGAGCCGAGGAGACCGTCGAGTGGGTTTTCGCCCGCGATCTCCTCGCCGAAGGCCTTCACCGGCCGACCGGCACCGGAGACGTCCGAGTCTGGCCGTCCCGCAGCCACGGTCAGGGCGTTGTCTGCATCGCCCTGAGCTCTCCCGAGGGTGAGGCCCTGCTCGAAGCCCCGGCGCGGGCCCTCGAGTCCTTCCTGAAGCGGACCGACGCCGCCGTGCCACCCGGCACGGAGCATCGCCACTTCGATCTCGACCAGGAGCTGTCGCACATCCTCGCGGAGAGCTAGTCGCGAGACAGCCCCCGCGCCGGCATCCAGCCGGCGTCAGGCAGTGCGAGGGCGCCCCGTGCCGTCCACTCGGGGAGACGGCACGGGTTCAAGCACAGCAGGACAGCACGAGAGCACCACAGCAGGACAACCGCATAGGGCAGACGGCCGAGCCGCCGCCGCGGGAGCTCCCGCGGCGGCGGCTCGGCTGCGCTCCGGGCCCCGTGGACAGGTACAGGCGCTAGGCTCGGCCAGCATCGGCGGGCGCAGGCCCGACCCCCAGGCCAGGGAGCGAATCGTGCTGATCACCCACGACACCCGGTGTGCCCTCGACACCGTGGTGGATCTGGTGAACACCGCACCGGACGACGCCGCCGGCACGGCCGACCGTCTCACCGATGTCACCGCGCTCGAAGCCTTCGTACGAAAGAACGAGATCAGCGACGTGGGGACGATCGCGGAGCGTGACCTCCTCGCGGTGCGCACGGTGCGCGACCGGTTCGCCGGCGTCTTCGCCGCGCCTGACCCGCGCGCCGCGGCGGAGCTGATCAACGACCTGATCGCCGCCGCCGGCACCACTCCGCGCCTGACCGACCACGACGGCTACGACTGGCACGTGCACTACTTCGCGCCCGGTGCGTCCGTCGCGGACCACCTGGCGGCCGACTGCGGAATGGCCCTGGCCTTCTTCGTGGTCGCCGGGGAACAGGAGCGGTTGCGGCGCTGTGACGCTCCGGACTGCCGGCACGCGTTCGTCGATCTCTCCCGCAACCGCTCGCGCCGCTACTGCGACAGCCGCACCTGCGGGAACCGGCTGCACGTGGCCGCGTACCGGGCGCGCCGCAAGGAGGCCGCGGGCTGAGCCCGGGCAGGGGGCCGCTCACAGCAGCAGCAGGTCGTGCAGCGCGGCCAGCAGGAGCAGACAGCCGATCACCGAGAGGAAGATCATCAGTGGTGGCTGGGAGAGCGCGAAGAGGCAGCCGCGCCGTGTGTCGGGGTTCGGTGTCACGGGGACGGGTGGCGGGGCCTCCCGGTCCTTCTCTGCGTTCAGCTGTTCGGCCAGCTGCGGTGTGTCCAGCATCTCGTCGTGATGATGACGCAGGCCGAGGGCGCCGTGGGGTCAACTTGCCCGGTATCACCGGCAGTTCGCCGGATCTTGTGACCACACACACGATCATCTGAACGAATATGCGACGCCTGTCGTACGTGCGTTCAGGCACCGCGGTTCAGATGCCGTGGTTCAGATGCCGTGCTTCTTCAGGATCGCCTCGATGTCGCTGAAGTCGTCGGCCGCGCCGGACCGCGCCGTCGGCTTCGGCTGCGCGACGGGGGCGGTGCGGGTGGCAGGGCCGAGCGAGGGGGCCGACGCGTCCGGGGCGACCGCCCCGCGCCGCTCCGCCCTGGCGGCCGCCCTGCGCTCCTTGCGGGTACCGCCCGAGCGGCGCTCGACGGCCCTGGTCCCCATGAACATCAGCCAGGCAGCGCCGAGCACGCCGAACCCGGCCCACGCGGTCGGGCTGAACGCCGTGTCCACCACCCACTGCACCGCGCCGGTCATCACCAGGCCCAGCGGTACGAGGGAGTAGGCGGCCAGCCGGGCGGCCGCGAGGAAGCGCTTGCGGTACGCGGTGACCGCGGCGATGCCCAGGCCCGCCACGGACACGGCGGAGCAGACGGTCTCGGCTATCATCCGGTCCTCCTGAGCTCGGGCAATCGGTCGCATCGGGGCGGTTCGCCCCTTCCATCCTGCACCGTCCCCGGGGCCCGGGGCCACGGCCGGGACGGACCTCAGGGAGATCTCCGGGTCGCTTCTCCTCCGCAGGTTCAGGTTGGGCCCCCGCGCCCGGCCTGGGAGACTGAGCCCATGAACGCCTCGAACCCGGCCCCCATCCTCGACGTGTGGTGCGAGCTCCAGTGCCCGGACTGCCGCACGGCCCTGGACGACGTACGCGCCCTGCGCGAGCGCTACGGCGACCGCCTCCAGATCCGGCTGCGGCACTTCCCGCTCGACAAGCACCCTTACTCCTTCGCCGGGGCGCAGGCCGCCGAGGAGGCGTTCGTACAGGGCAAGGGGTGGCCGTACGTGGAGGCCGTGCTCGCCCGGGTCGAGGAGTTCGCCGCGAAGGGCGAGCCGTTCCTCGTCGAGGTCGCGGGTGAACTCGGCATGGACGCCGAGGAGTTCGACACCGCGCTGATCGACGGCCGGCACATCCTGATCGTCGACGCCGACCAGGCCGAGGGCAAGGTCATCGGCGTGAAGGGCACCCCGACCTACGAGATCGACGGCAAGCTGCTGGACGGCAGTCAGAACCAGGCGGGCCTGCGGGCGCAGATCGAGGCGATCGCGGACGGGCTGCTCGGGGAGTAGTCAGAGCAGCTGCTTGTAGAGGTGGTGGCGGGTCGGCGTGTAGCCGAGCGACTCGTACAGCCGCAGGGCCGGGATGTTGTCCGCGAAGACGTTGAGGCCGATCCGGGTGGCGCCCGCGGCGATCGCGTCGGCCTCGGCGTACCGCATCAGGGCCCGGCCGTGGCCACGGCCCCGGTGGTCGGCGGCCACCTCGACGTCGTAGATGTACGCGCCGTCGGAGCGCTGGGCCACCCACAGCGTGCCGACCGTCTCTCCGTGGTGCTCCAGGACGCTGATCAGGACGTCCGGGGTCCCGATGCCGTCGGGGAGCAGCGCCGCGTGGTCGCGCTCGGACTTCTCCCGGGCGTCGCGCTCGGTGGCGCCGCGCTCGACGACGGTGCGCTCGTAGCGCGCCTTCTCACTGGTCAGCCACGGCCCGTACTCCGCCTCCGTCATCCGGCGGCCCGTGCTGCCCGGCGGGAGGGCGGGGGGCTGCCGCGGCAGGGGCTTGGCCATGTTCCGATTGCGCTCCACATAGCCGAGCGCGCCGGCGAGCCGCAGCAGAGCCGCCTGGTCCGCGGGGACGGTCGCCTCGACGCGGCGGCAGTTCCAGCCGCGGGCCACTTCCTCGGCGGCCAGCGCGGCGACGGTGGCACGGCCGCGCCCCCTGTCCGGTTCGTCGATGCGCAGATCGAGGATCTGGGCGACGGACGGGCCGAAGGCGGGGTGCGTGGCGAGGTGGAGGGTGCCCACGGGCCGGCTGTTCACGCACACCGCGAAGCGGCGTGAACGATTCCCCTCGGCGGTGCGCTGAAGCGGCTCGGTCGGCCGCAGGGTCGTGGTCATCACCGGTGTTGTACCCATCCGCGCCGACGGAGCGACAGCCGTTTTACCGGGCGCTCACGGATCGATGCCGTCCGCGGCACGCTCGTCCCACACCCGCATCGCCTTGGCGGTGACAGGGCCCGGCGCGCCCGGCAGCTCCCGGTCGTCGACCCGGTGCACGGCCTGGATGTCGCGCAGCGTCGAGGTCAGGAACACCTCGTCGGCCTCGGCGAGCACCGACACCGGCAGCTCGGTCTCCCGGGCGCCCGTCCACTCGACGGCGAGGGCGCGTGTGATGCCCGCCAGGCAGCCGGAGGCGACCGGCGGGGTGTGGATCTCGCCGTCGAGGACGACGAACACATTGGAGCCCGTGCCCTCGCACAGCTGCCCCACGGTGTTCGCGAACAGCGCCTCGGAAGCGCCGAGTTCACGGGCGCGGGCGAGCGCCACGACGTTCTCCGCGTACGAGGTGGTCTTCAGGCCCGCGAGAGCGCTCCGCTCGTTCCTGGTCCACGGCACGGTGATCACGGCGGTGGTGTCGGGGCGCCGGGCGGCCTCGCCGAGCGCCACGACGAGCGTCGTGCCCGCCTCTCCGCGGTCCGAGCCGAGTGGCGAGAGGCCGCCGGTGTACGTGATCCGCAGCCGGCCCAGCGGCAGCGGGTTGGCCGCGAGCACGGCGTCGCAGGCCCGGCGCACCTCGTCGAGGTCCGGCTCGGGCAGCCCGAGGCCGCGCGCGGAGCGGGTGAGCCGGTCGAGGTGCCGGGTGAGCGCGAACGGTGTGCCGTCGACCGACTTCACCGTCTCGAAGATGCCGTCGCCCACGGTGAGCCCGTGGTCGAAGACGGAGACGCGCGCCTCCTCGGTGTCCTGCAGTCGGCCGTCGAGCCAGATCTTCACTGGGGTCCCTCCACTGTGCCCGGATCTGTCCGGCCACTATGCGTCCGCGTACGTGCCCGACGCTACCGCGAGCAGTCGCGCCGCCTTCAGCTCGGTCTCCCGCCACTCCCCCTCGGGGTCGGAGCCCCAGGTGATGCCGGCGCCGGTGCCGAAGCGCAGCATGCCCGCGGCGCGGTCGATCCAGAACGTGCGGATCCCGACGGCCAGTTCCCCGGTCCCCCGGTCGGCGTCGACCCAGCCGATCCCGCCGCAGTAGGGGCCGCGCGGTGCCGTCTCCAGCGCGTCGATGATCCGCAGCGCGCTGGACTTGGGGGCGCCGGTGACGGAGCCGGGCGGGAAGGTGCCCGCGAGCAGTTCGGGCCAGCCGGCGCCCTCGCGCAGCTCGCCGCGGACCGTGGAGACGAGGTGGACGAGGCCCGGGTGCTTCTCCACCGCGCACAGGTCGGGCACGGAGACCGTGCCCGTGGCGCAGACGATCCCCAGGTCGTTGCGGACCAGGTCCACGATCATCACGTTCTCGGCGTAGTCCTTCTCCAGGAGATCGGCCTCGGTGCGGCCGGTGCCCTTGATGGGGCCGGACTCCACGACCGGGCCCCGGCGGCGCAGGAACAGCTCGGGCGAGGCGGTCGCGATCTCCACGCCCTGGCCGGGGAGCCGGATCGTGCCCGCGTACGGCGCAGGGTTCCCGCGCGCGAGGAGAGCGGTGAGGGCGTCGACGTCGGCGTCCGGCGCCACCGGCGCGGACAGCACGCGGCAGAGATTGGCCTGGTACACCTCGCCGGCCGCGATGTGGTCGCGTATGCGGCGCACCCCCGCCGTGTACGCGGCGTGGTCGAGGGAGGACACCCAGTCCGCCGCGGCGGGTCCGCGCCAGGCGCCCGGCCGCGGCGCGGGCACCGGTTCCCTGCGCACCTCGCCGAAGCGGGCGCAGACCAGGCGCCCCTCGAAGTCCGCGGAGACCGCCCAGAAACCGGCCGAGTCCAGGGCCGCGGGATCGTCGGTGACGTCGAGGAGGTCGGTCGCGAGGAGGTCGCCGAAGCGGGCGAGGGGAGACAGCGAGGGGGAACCGTGCACGGTTTCGAGTCTATGGCGGGTGTCCGGCCGGTGACCTGGGGTGGAGGTCCGGTGGTCGGTCGGGTGGTCATACCGGTGATCACCACGGGGCCGCACCGCAGCACGCTGCGCAAACGCGTTTTGGACCTCCCCAGGGAATCCGCTAGAGTTCAACACGTCGCCGGGACGCGGAAGCGAAACGGAAAGACACGCGAACGTAGCTCAGTTGGTAGAGCGCAACCTTGCCAAGGTTGAGGTCGCCGGTTCGAACCCGGTCGTTCGCTCAGGATGTGGGGGATCTTCCCGAACCCCTACGCTCCTGGTGGAGTGGCCGAGAGGCGAGGCAACGGCCTGCAAAGCCGTCTACACGGGTTCAAATCCCGTCTCCACCTCCATGCGCGATTAGCTCAGCGGGAGAGCGCTTCCCTGACACGGAAGAGGTCACTGGTTCAATCCCAGTATCGCGCACTGGATCTTCGGACTCCGGTTCGTATCTGATCCGTCCCGCGCGATTAGCTCAGCGGGAGAGCGCTTCCCTGACACGGAAGAGGTCACTGGTTCAATCCCAGTATCGCGCACGCAGCACCTGGCAGTACCCGGCAGTACCCCTCGCGGAGCCTGATAGAGTCTGGCCCGTCCCGCGCGATTAGCTCAGCGGGAGAGCGCTTCCCTGACACGGAAGAGGTCACTGGTTCAATCCCAGTATCGCGCACCAGCAAGAAGCCCCCGGTCCTCGTGGCCGGGGGCTTCTTCGTGCGGTCAGGGCTCAGTGTGCTCAGGAGGAGAAGAGCATCCGGCCGAAGCTCCGCTGGTGGTGGCCGTGGTGCCCGTGGTGGCCGCCGTGGTGCGGAGCGCCCCAGGCCGGTGCCGGGGCGGCGGGATAGGCCTGTGGGGCGGGCGGGGCCAGCGGGGCCTGCTGCTGCCACTGGGACTCCAGGCGGGTCAGCGACTCCAGCTCGCCGTAGTCCAGGAATATCCCGCGGCAACCGCTGCACTGCTCGATCTGGACGCCATTGCGGTTGTAGGTGTGCATCGGTGCGTGGCACTTGGGACACTGCATGGTCGGCTCAACTCCTCGCCGGTCGGTGCTGCTTCGCCGGAACACTTCCCGGCTTCCGTCCCCCGCACCCTACTTGGCCGGATCGGGACCCAACTGGGGCGGCACCGATGCCATTCGGGCACACGCGTCGACGACCGCCTCCTCCACCTCGTCGAGCACCCGTTCCGCCCTGGTGGCCTTCGCCACGGCGAGCGCGGCGGTCTGCACGGTGAGCGCGCGGGCCGGTGCGTCCAGGGCGGGCCAGGGGTCGTCGACGCTCAGTTCCTTCGCGCCGCCCGCGCGTTGGTAGGCGGACAGGAAGCGCGCCCAGTCCTCGGCGGGCAGCAGGCCGCAGGCGAACCAGGCGGCGGGGCGGGCCAAGTCCCACGCGGGGTCGCCGAGTCCGAGGTCGTCGATGTCGATGAGGAGCCAGCCGGCCGGGGCGGTCGGACGGCGGACGAGCTGGCCGAGGTGGAGGTCGCCGTGGCAGAGCGCGCGAGCGTGGTCGTACGGGGCCTCGGCGCGCGCCCAGGGCGGCAGGGTGCGCCAGGCGGCGAGGATCGGTGCGGCGGCCGGGTGGCCGGGGGCCGCGGCGCGCAGCCGGGCCAGGGCGGCGGCCGCCTTGTGCGGGCCCCGCATCGCGGGCAGGCCGGCCGGCAGCCGGTGCTCGGGGACGGTGTGGAGGCGGGCGAGCAGGGTGCCCACGGCCTCCCACGGGGCGCGTTCGGGATGGTCCGGGTCGACCGGGGTGCCGTACGGCCAGAACGTGACCGGGCGGTCGTGCAGGAGCGACGCGGTGAGGTGCAGCGGCGGCAGGAGTACGCCGGCCAGGGCGGGGTGCGCGGCCACGGCGAGCCGGCGGTCGAGGTCGGCGGGGTCCGTGCCGGGCCCGTGGGCCTTCGCGACGGTGTCGCCGTGCCGGACGACGGCGCCGTCGGGGCGGTCCGCGAGCGTGGCCGCGCCGCAGACGCATGCGATGCCGATGGGGTGGGCAGCCGTCCGGGCCCTGGCGCGCAGCTCGGGAAGGATGGGCGTGGAGGTGGTCACGGGATCCCTCGGGTGTGGTGCGTGGTCGCGCCGAGCCTACGGCGCCCCGGCGCCGCCCGTGGCTGCTGTGAACGGGATCCGGAAAACCGGACGGGCCGTCCGGAAAAGCAATACTGCGCGCAGCTCCCCAGCTGCGCGCAGTATTTGTGCCGTCCGCCGCACCCCCGTCCCCACGGGGTTTCATGGCCGGATGTCCCCGCCCGGACCGCTCTTCCGGGTCTGGAGGCGCCGCTCAGCGCCCCAGCATCACGCCCACGGACGACGCCTGTGTGACCATCGCGTCCCAGCCGCCGAAGACGACGACGAGCAGGGCAGCGAGGGGGAGGACCATGGCCGTGGCCACCAGCGGGTGGCGCCGGCCGGTGGTGGGGCCGCCGAACAGGCCGGCCCGGCCCATTCGCGTACGGAACGCAGTCGTCCGCGATGCCGTGTCCGCCATGGCCCTGTCCTCTCCCGGTCGAGATCCAGTTGTCCTGTGTGGTTGGCAGCGGCGGGCACCTGACCTCGGGGGACGAGTGCTGGACCCGCCGCTTGACCTCAAATCTACGGTCGACGCGGATCCCCGGCGTCATGCCCTCGTACCGATTGCCGGGCCTCCCGGAGGATGACCGGATCCGCCTCGTGTACTCCCCTGGGTGGAGACGGCGGCCCGCGGAGCTACGCGGTCTCGGGGTCTTCCCCCAGGGAACGGCCCGTCCGCGCCTCCCGCTCGGCGGCCTCCTCGCGCGGCACCGGCTGCTCGACCAGGGCGAGCACCCGGGTCGCCATGAAGCGCGCGGTGCGCACCACGGAACCGGACCGGGTGACTTCGCTCACTTCCACGACTCCTCTGCGCACCGCTGTCTCCACTCTCCGCCCGGCGCGGCTCGCCACCACCTCGTACGTGCGTGTCGTGTCACCGGCGTCCACGACTATCTCGACGCGATCACCCTTCATGGACCCAATCCCCCTTCTGCGACGGGTGGTTGGGATTTCGTGCGGTATGGATCCGCCCCGCTCCCGCGCTCCCTGACCACTTTTCAATTCTCCCACCCGGCACTGACAATCGAATCTGC is a genomic window containing:
- a CDS encoding DUF4365 domain-containing protein, whose translation is MALARPEQGGLLPERFAPSRGTLATTACMETLQVGYLHAVAAAAGCSLSQPFPDNGIDWHVSHSAPGHTVDDEVTIKVQLKATYQIAPNPPGPSFSFTLDNPHLEKLARTPVSVHKILVVMLVPRSQDDWLRASHDRLDLRHCCYWTNLAGHPVTGRRRTTVRIPTARIFDDRALCEIMTRVGTGGRP
- a CDS encoding 3'-5' exonuclease, whose amino-acid sequence is MTCWYEGPLAAFDTETTGVDVESDRIVSAALVVQDVAGSRPRVSRWLVNPGVPVPPGATEIHGLTDEHLQRNGRWPAPVMEEMGRALAEQAAAGRPLVVMNAPFDLTLLDRELKRHRASSLVRYLENRPLCVLDPRVLDKHLDRYRKGRRTLTDLCAHYEVELAEAHDAAADAQAALDVVRAVGRRFAARLERLSPAELHTLQAVWHAAQARGLQAWFARSGTPETVDPAWPLRPELPAAA
- a CDS encoding SRPBCC family protein, which codes for MDWNRYRFRSVWLLPGPPAAVFAVLEKADEYSAWWPQVRSVTPLDDTSGVAVFRSFLPYELRVVARERRRDPAGGVLEIAMSGDLDGWARWTLRARPFGGTRAVYEQEVEVRRPLMRRLAVPGRPVFLANHAWMMRGGRRGLTALLRPV
- a CDS encoding TIGR02611 family protein; protein product: MNTGSDEAGGPAAATDETGSGSGAKPLGSRAPEFVQARRALHLSWQVGVFVVGLAVVVAGIIMLPLPGPGWLVIFGGMAIWATEFVWAQLVLRWTKRKVTEATQKALDPKVRRRNIILTTVGLVIIAVLVGIYVWKFGLEMPWNIKQ
- a CDS encoding SsgA family sporulation/cell division regulator; its protein translation is MNTTVSCELHLRLVVSSESSLPVPAGLRYDTADPYAVHATFHTGAEETVEWVFARDLLAEGLHRPTGTGDVRVWPSRSHGQGVVCIALSSPEGEALLEAPARALESFLKRTDAAVPPGTEHRHFDLDQELSHILAES
- a CDS encoding CGNR zinc finger domain-containing protein, giving the protein MLITHDTRCALDTVVDLVNTAPDDAAGTADRLTDVTALEAFVRKNEISDVGTIAERDLLAVRTVRDRFAGVFAAPDPRAAAELINDLIAAAGTTPRLTDHDGYDWHVHYFAPGASVADHLAADCGMALAFFVVAGEQERLRRCDAPDCRHAFVDLSRNRSRRYCDSRTCGNRLHVAAYRARRKEAAG
- a CDS encoding DsbA family protein, with protein sequence MNASNPAPILDVWCELQCPDCRTALDDVRALRERYGDRLQIRLRHFPLDKHPYSFAGAQAAEEAFVQGKGWPYVEAVLARVEEFAAKGEPFLVEVAGELGMDAEEFDTALIDGRHILIVDADQAEGKVIGVKGTPTYEIDGKLLDGSQNQAGLRAQIEAIADGLLGE
- a CDS encoding GNAT family N-acetyltransferase, translated to MTTTLRPTEPLQRTAEGNRSRRFAVCVNSRPVGTLHLATHPAFGPSVAQILDLRIDEPDRGRGRATVAALAAEEVARGWNCRRVEATVPADQAALLRLAGALGYVERNRNMAKPLPRQPPALPPGSTGRRMTEAEYGPWLTSEKARYERTVVERGATERDAREKSERDHAALLPDGIGTPDVLISVLEHHGETVGTLWVAQRSDGAYIYDVEVAADHRGRGHGRALMRYAEADAIAAGATRIGLNVFADNIPALRLYESLGYTPTRHHLYKQLL
- a CDS encoding aminodeoxychorismate lyase, translated to MKIWLDGRLQDTEEARVSVFDHGLTVGDGIFETVKSVDGTPFALTRHLDRLTRSARGLGLPEPDLDEVRRACDAVLAANPLPLGRLRITYTGGLSPLGSDRGEAGTTLVVALGEAARRPDTTAVITVPWTRNERSALAGLKTTSYAENVVALARARELGASEALFANTVGQLCEGTGSNVFVVLDGEIHTPPVASGCLAGITRALAVEWTGARETELPVSVLAEADEVFLTSTLRDIQAVHRVDDRELPGAPGPVTAKAMRVWDERAADGIDP
- a CDS encoding chorismate-binding protein encodes the protein MHGSPSLSPLARFGDLLATDLLDVTDDPAALDSAGFWAVSADFEGRLVCARFGEVRREPVPAPRPGAWRGPAAADWVSSLDHAAYTAGVRRIRDHIAAGEVYQANLCRVLSAPVAPDADVDALTALLARGNPAPYAGTIRLPGQGVEIATASPELFLRRRGPVVESGPIKGTGRTEADLLEKDYAENVMIVDLVRNDLGIVCATGTVSVPDLCAVEKHPGLVHLVSTVRGELREGAGWPELLAGTFPPGSVTGAPKSSALRIIDALETAPRGPYCGGIGWVDADRGTGELAVGIRTFWIDRAAGMLRFGTGAGITWGSDPEGEWRETELKAARLLAVASGTYADA
- a CDS encoding zf-TFIIB domain-containing protein, producing MQCPKCHAPMHTYNRNGVQIEQCSGCRGIFLDYGELESLTRLESQWQQQAPLAPPAPQAYPAAPAPAWGAPHHGGHHGHHGHHQRSFGRMLFSS